Proteins from a genomic interval of Streptomyces sp. NBC_01445:
- a CDS encoding helix-turn-helix domain-containing protein, protein MAKGTRITGEARDKIANELKKAYEGGASIRALAEDTGRSYGFVHRILTEAGVTLRGRGGDTRSQPSA, encoded by the coding sequence ATGGCCAAGGGAACGCGGATCACCGGCGAGGCACGCGACAAGATCGCGAACGAGCTGAAGAAGGCGTACGAAGGCGGAGCGAGCATCCGGGCCCTGGCCGAGGACACCGGCCGCAGCTACGGCTTCGTCCACCGCATCCTCACCGAAGCCGGTGTCACCCTGCGCGGCCGCGGCGGAGACACCCGCAGCCAGCCCAGCGCATAA
- the mihF gene encoding integration host factor, actinobacterial type codes for MPLSALTAEARAENLRKAAAVRRERSELLDALKHERTSLQEVLDRDDPVVGRMLVKRLLEGLPNIGKIRAAQLLADLDISERRRVQGLGSRQKARLLELFPPQA; via the coding sequence ATGCCCCTGTCTGCCCTAACCGCCGAAGCCCGCGCGGAAAACCTCCGGAAGGCGGCTGCCGTCCGCCGCGAACGCAGCGAACTGCTCGACGCGCTCAAGCACGAACGCACCTCCTTGCAGGAGGTACTCGACCGAGATGACCCGGTCGTGGGCAGGATGCTCGTCAAGCGCCTGCTGGAAGGACTGCCCAACATCGGCAAGATCCGCGCCGCCCAGCTCCTGGCCGACCTCGACATCTCCGAGCGCCGCCGCGTCCAGGGCCTCGGCTCCCGCCAGAAGGCACGCCTGCTCGAACTCTTCCCGCCGCAAGCCTGA
- a CDS encoding MerR family transcriptional regulator, with translation MTADDSFGRLDDDDYPAYTMGRAAAMLGTTQGFLRAIGEARLITPLRSEGGHRRYSRYQLRIAARARELVDHGTPIEAACRIVILEDQLEEAQRINAEYRRRGESSAPSASA, from the coding sequence ATGACAGCAGACGACTCGTTCGGACGTCTCGATGACGACGACTACCCCGCCTACACGATGGGCCGGGCCGCCGCGATGCTCGGCACCACCCAGGGCTTCCTCCGTGCCATCGGCGAAGCCCGCCTCATCACACCGCTGCGCTCCGAGGGCGGCCATCGCCGCTACTCCCGCTACCAGCTGCGCATCGCCGCCCGCGCCCGGGAACTCGTCGACCACGGGACCCCCATCGAGGCCGCCTGCCGCATCGTCATCCTCGAAGACCAGCTCGAAGAAGCACAGCGCATCAACGCCGAATACCGCCGGCGTGGCGAGTCCTCCGCTCCGTCGGCCTCGGCCTGA